The genomic stretch AATAGAATCAACATCAACACGATTTGATACCAGATAATTGGCTGCACCATCAGATCCGCAATCAGATGCGATAAATTTAGCAATGTGTATAGCGCTGTAAACCAGAAATGGATGGTGCGAAATCGTCTGGCATGGGTCATCACCGTGCCAACAATTGCTGCCATTGGTAACGCAAAAAAGGCGAGCATTAACCACATCACTGGGGCGATCGCTTCCATATTTTGAGCCTGAGATACGACCACATTTAGACCATGAAATAGGGGCATTAAACCTAGCTGGGTATGGAAGAGTAACCCGAGAAGAAAAACGCTCCACAGAGAGACAATTTTTTCTTGATAATTATGTGCCATAAGGTTCTTACCTCCTAAGCTCAAAATCAAGTCTAGTAAGAATTTTGGATTTTCATTTTGTCCTAGGTAAAATGAAAACAGCTATATCTACGAAAACCTAAATGATGCAAAACCCTACTGAAGTTAATTCTTGATTTTTTGAAGAAGCATTGTTGAAATGTATCTATCTCAATTGTAAGCTATTTGACTTGCTGGCTGATCGGCGGCGCATTGCGCCGCCTGTTATCTTTAGCCGTAATATGCCTGTACCATCAATTGCTTGAGATCAGCAATCAAGGGATAACGAGGATTTGCACCCGTGCATTGATCATCAAAAGCTCGATCTGCCATGTCTTCGACATGAGACATAAAGAACTCTTCACCGATACCTTGCTCAATCAATGTATCTTTAATCGTGGCAGGAATATCCACTTGTCGCTTGAGATCCTCCACTGCTGCGATCAGATTTACCACTTTTTCCTCTTCCGTCTCACCGCCTAGATTGAGATAGTCGGCAATCCTTGCATAGCGCCACTTGCTATTGGGATATTTATTTTGCGAGAAGATCGCTTGCTTGAAGGGCACATCGGTAGCATTGTAGCGAATCACATGGGAAATCATCAGAGCGTTGGCTAAACCGTGGGGAATGTGACAAGTACCGCCTAACTGGTGCGCGATCGAGTGGCAGACTCCTAAGAAAGCATTAGCAAAGGCAAGCCCTGCGATCGTTGCCGCGTAATGCACTTTTTCCCTTGCCTTGGGATCGTTAGCGCCATTTTTGTAAGCACTAGGCAAATATTTGAACAATAAGCGAATTGCTTCAAGAGCTAAGCCATTGGTATATTCCGAAGCGAGGACAGACACATAGGCTTCAAGGGCATGGGTGAGGGCATCGATACCACCATAAGCGGTAAGGCGTTTAGGAATATTCAGAGTCAGCGAGGGATCGACGATCGCCATATTGGGTGTCAGCGCATAGTCAGCGAGAGGATACTTGATCCCTGTTTTCTCATCGGTGACAACCGCAAAGGGAGTTACTTCCGAGCCAGTTCCCGATGTGGTAGGAATCGAGACCATAATTGCTTTTACGCCCAAGGGTGGCAATTCGTAAACGCGCTTGCGAATGTCCATGAAGCGCATGGCTAAGCCTTCAAACTCAATCTCTGGATGTTCGTACATCAACCACATCACTTTGGCGGCATCCATCGGAGAACCTCCACCAAAGGCAATAATCACATCAGGATTGAAGCTCTTGCAAATAGCTAAGCCCTTATTGACTGTGGAGAGGGAAGGATCGGGTTCGACATCGTAGAAGGTATAGTGGGCGATGCCAATTTCTTCTAAACTGTCGGTCACTTCTTTGGTTAAGCCCAATTCAAACAAAGGGCGATCGGTGACAATGAGAGCACGTTTGCGATCCTTGAGATCGCGCAGAGCAACAGGCAAGCAACCAGATTTGAAATAAATTTTTGGGGGAATGCGAAACCAGAGCATATTCTCGCGACGCTCGGCAGCGGTTTTGACATTGAGCAGATGATGGGGTGTGACGTTTGCCGAGACAGAGTTACCACCCCAACTACCGCAACCAAGGGTCAGCGAAGGATCGAGGCGGAAGTTATAGAGATCCCCGATCGCACCTTGAGAGGATGGCGTATTGATCAGTACCCGCGAAGTTTCTAGTTTATGCTCGAAATAGCGAATATGTTCTTGATTATTGGGAGCCGTATACAGCACCGAAGTATGTCCATGTCCACCAAACAGAACTAATGCTTCTGCCTTATCAACCGCATCATGGAAGTCCTTAGCGTGATACATGGCAAGGATTGGCGATAGCTTCTCATAGGCAAAGGGTTCATTTTTATTGATTGCCTCGACTTCTCCAATTAAAACCCTTGTGTTGTCAGGGATTTCAAATCCTGCGATTTGGGCGATCGCCGCAACCGACTGACCAACGATCGCAGCATTCAAACGCCCCTCGGTGAGAATGACCTGACGAACTTGATCGCGTTCTTGCTCATTGAGAAAATAAGCACCACGCTTAATAAATTCTTCTCTAACTGCGTCATAAATAGCATCGACGACAACAACCGACTGTTCAGAAGCGCAAATCGTGCCGTTATCAAAGGTTTTGCTCAGAATAATTGAACTGACTGCCATTTGAATATGGGCGGTTTCATCAATGATGGCAGGTGTATTACCCGCACCCACACCGATAGAAGGATGTCCCGAAGAATAGGCAGCCTTGACCATACCCGGACCTCCCGTTGCCAAAATCAACTTGATATCATGGTGCTGCATTAACGCCTGCGACAATGGCACGGTTGGTTCATCAATCCAGCCGATAATATCGGGAGGTGCGCCCGCCGCGATCGCTGCCTCAAGGACAATTTTTGCCGCCGCGATCGTACATTCCTTCGCATGGGGATGGGGCGAGAAGATGATCCCATTACGGGTTTTCAGCGCAATCAAGGACTTGAAAATCGTGGTCGAAGTGGGATTAGTCACAGGGACGATCCCCGCTAAAATTCCCACAGGTTCAGCGATACGTTCATAACCAAAATGCTTGTCCGACTCGATGACACCGCAGGTTTTATCATTCTTATACTTGTTGTAAATCATTTCCGAAGCAAAGTGATTCTTAATCGCTTTGTCTTCAATGACACCCATACCCGATTCCTTCACTGCTGCCTTAGCAAGGGGAATCCGCGCTGCGTTGGCGGCTAATGCTGCCTGTTTGAAAATGCGATCGACCTGTTCCTGCGTAAAATCAGCAAATTCCGCTTGGGCAATCTTTACCCTCTGAATCAACAATTCCAATTCTTCTACATTCGTAACTTTCATCTGTGAATACTCCTCAATTCAAATTATGAATTACGAATTACAAATTACGAATTAACATTCGTAATTTGTAATTCGTAATTGTTAAATCCCTACCGCCCCAAGGGCATTGATCCCGCGATCGCGGAAGATATCAACCGTTTGCTGTACTAGTTCGGGTGGTGCTGGTGGCGTATCTTTGAGGGAATAGGGCAGGCCTAATTGCTCCCATTTGTATTCCCCCATTTTGTGAAATGGTAAAACTTCCAATCTTTCGACATTAGTTAAGGTGACGATAAAATCGGCAAGTTGATTAACATTAGCAATGTTATCGGTGAGATGTGGTACTAAAACGAACCGAATCCAAACAGGTTTCTTGATCTCGCTGAGATATCTTGCCATGGCTAGGGTTGGCTCGATGGAAACACTGGTAACTTGGTAATAGAGTTCGGGAATATAGGATTTAATATCCAGTAACACCAAATCGGTTTCGGCGAGAACGGGTTGCGCCACTTCTAATGCACAATAACCCGATGTATCAAGGGCTGTGTGTAAGCCGAGTTCATGACAACGCTTAAAGATTTCTCTGGTAAATTCTGGCTGCATCAGAGGTTCACCACCACTGACGGTTACGCCACCTTTGCGAATGAAGGATTTACATTTTTTGATCTCATCGATCAGATAGTCAACGGTAACTTCTTTCCCATCATGGGCATTGCGACAGTCTGGGTTATGACAATAGAGACAACGGAGGGGACAGCCCTGAGTAAATACAATAAATCTGATCCCCGGTCCGTCTACCGTACCAAAAGTTTCAATCGAATGAATGCGTCCAATTCCAGACATAGAATCTCCTATTTGTTTAAAAAAGTGCCGCAAGCGGCACTTTTTTAAAACTATACTCGTTCATGGAATGTGCGTTTAATCACATCCATTTGCTGTTCACGGGTGAGCTTAATGAAGTTCACGGCATAGCCCGAAACCCGAATTGTCAACTGGGGATAGTTTTCGGGATGTTCCATCGCATCCATTAAGGTACTGCGATCGAGGGCATTCACGTTAATGTGATGACCGCCATCGTGGAAATAGCCATCGAGCAAACCAACGAGGTTATTCGTGCGATCGCTTTCCTGTCTACCCAAGGCACTTGGCATAATCGAGAAGGTATTCGAGATACCGTCCTGACAATCGCTGTAGGGCAATTTGGCAACCGATGAGAGCGAGGCGATCGCGCCGCAACAATCGCGCCCATGCATCGGATTTGCACCGGGGGCAAAGGGTTCGCCAGCCCTGCGTCCATCGGGAGTGTTACCCGTTTTCTTACCATAGACCACGTTAGAAGTAATCGTGAGTACCGATTGCGTAGGTACGGCATGGCGATAGGCAGGATGTTTGCGGATCTCATTCATGAACCTTGCCACGAGGTCAACAGCGATATTATCGACGCGATCATCGTTATTGCCATACTTGGGATATTCGCCGACCGTTTCGTAATCTACCGCCAAGCCTTGCTCGTTGCGAATTACCTTCACCTTGGCATATTTAATCGCCGAGAGCGAGTCGGTGACGACCGATAGACCAGCAATACCACAAGCCATCGTTCGATAGACATCGCGATCGTGCAGTGCCATTTCGATGCGCTCGTAGCAATACTTGTCATGCATATAGTGAATGACATTCAGCGTATTGATGTATGCCTTCGCCAACCATGCCATCATTTGTTGCAAGCGATCATTGACTTCTTGATAGTCAAGATATGCACTGGTAATTGGTGCGAAGTTGGGCGCAACTTGCTCCCCAGACTTCTCATCCTTACCACCATTGATCGCATAGAGTAGCGTCTTGGCAAGATTGACCCTCGCACCGAAGAACTGCATCTGCTTACCAATTCGCATGACTGACACACAACAGGCGATCGCATAGTCATCGCCATAGGTTGGACGCATCAGGTCATCATTTTCGTACTGAATGGAACTGGTATCGCTGGATACCTTCGCGCAGAACTGTTTGAAGTTTTCGGGTAAATGTTCTGACCATAAAACCGTCAAGTTAGGCTCTGGAGCTGCGCCCAGATTGACCAACGTATGCAGGAATCGGAAACTATTCTTGGTAACTAAAGTCCGACCATCGGCACTCATACCGCCGATCGCTTCTGTCACCCATGTGGGATCACCTGAGAATAGATCATTGTAGTCAGGGGTACGCAAGAAGCGTACCATGCGTAACTTCATTACGAAATGATCGATTAATTCTTGCAATTCTGTTTCCGCGATCGCGCCATTCTGCAAATCACGCTCGAAATATATGTCTAAAAACGTCGAAACCCGACCGAGGGACATCGCAGCCCCATTTTGTTCCTTGACTGCCCCTAGGTAGCCAAAATAGAGCCATTGCACCGCTTCTTTGGCGGTCATAGCAGGACGACCAATATCAAAGCCGTACTTCGCTGCCATTTCCTTGAGTTCAAACAATGCGCGAATTTGTTCCGATAGTTCTTCCCTTAGACGAATGGTTTCTTCGTCCATGACATCGACATCAAGGGATTCCTTTTGGGTCTTCTTGTCATCGATGAGGCGATCGACACCATAGAGCGCTACCCGACGATAATCGCCAATAATCCTTCCCCGTCCATAGGCATCGGGCAAGCCTGTAATGATCCCCGATTTCCTTGCCTTCCGCATTTCCGTGGTATAGGCATCAAATACGCCATCATTATGGGTTTTGCGATATTTAGTAAAGACTTCTTCTGTGGCAGGATCAAGTTGATAACCATAGGCTTCCAGTCCCGCTTTCACCACACGGATACCGCCATAGGGCATGATGGCGCGTTTGAGGGGCTTATCTGTCTGTAAGCCGACAATTTGTTCTAGTTCACGATTAATATATCCTGCATCATGGGCAGTGATCCCAGCAGGAACCTTCGTATCAACATCCAAAATCCCCTTTTGGCGTTCTAGTTTCATCAGTTCTAGCACTTCACTCCAAAGCTGCTGGGTTCTAGTAGTTGGTGCAACCAGAAACTCAGCAGTTCCTTCGTAAGGTGTGTAATTCTTTTGGATAAAATCTCTAACGTTAATCTCTTTTGTCCAACTGCCTTCCGTAAAGCCCTGCCATTCTACATACATTGCTTTAACCTCCAATGTTGTGTCTGAAAGATAAGAGTGTCTTTATCTTTCAGTTCTATTATAGGTTTATCCATTAATCCCTCAAGAAAATAGCAGTAATCTTATTACAAAAGTTAACTCGCAAAATCTAATCCAATCAGGGGATGCAGACTCGAAAAAGCCGATTTTACGTGAGCCGTCGGCTATGCGGGCGGCTCACGCTTCTAGTTTTAGCTAATTGTCTCTTCTACGGAAGGAAGTGATTATTGACAATAGAAAGATAGTATTGCGAAGTGAATCTCTTATTGAGAATAATCAACAGACCACCAATGTACCGTCTGCGTAGTGTGCGACACATTAGCTTTTGTTACCATTGACAAAGTTGGGATGGGGAAGTCATTAAAGGTTGTGAATATCGATAGAATCCTGCAATGTCTAATGTAGCTTGTTGGAATAAAATCCATTCATTGCGATCGCCTCTATCATTGCCCTTAGAACTACGAATAATTTTGTAATGATTGAGGTCTAAATGACCTTCTTCATCCCATTTAAATTCAGTTTTAGGAATATTAGTCCATTCTCTACCAGCCCAAGAAACTGCTAGGGCTTCCCCCGCAACTGTATTGCCAAGCACTTTCCCCCTTAGACAGATCAAGTCATCACTATGCGGATAGCCATAATATCCATCCACGCGATCGCCTATTTTCGTGAAGTTAAAACAGACACCCGCACCATCGAGCTTTTGAGGTTTGGGCTTACTACAAAATTGATAACTGCCATTACCTAAAGCAGCGATCGCCTGTTGTGGTTGGTTTTGCGAATTAATTGAGGAACTTACGAACAAGCTTGAGGACATCACTAACAAAGCGATCGCCATATCTTTGAGGAGATTATTGGTACGCAGCATAATTGCATCACCTCCTTAACTTCTATTTTAGTCGTTTTCCCCACCCAAATGTTCCCTAAATATAGACAGAATCTAGTTTTCCAGTTTTGAAATAGCGATCAGCAGAAAGTTTGGCTGCAACTTTCTTGTGTTTACTGTGAGGACACAATCAATAGAAATATATATTTGATTTTTATAGAAATATAGCTATGAATTTATGCTCCCAGTACACAAAAACGATATTTTTGTGTCATAATCGCAGATGAGATACATTCCCCACCTGTTCTTGTGAGCTTTGGATATGGATATATGGCAAGTTAAGGATCAACTTTCAGACTTAGTACACAAGTACAAATCTCAAGTAGATTTTTTTGCGATTCGCTTAGAGCGATCGCAGGGTGCGGATATCTTTTTACGCAGTGGTAAAGTCGAAACCCTGAGTACAGGTATTTCCATCGGCGGACAGGTAAGGGCTTGTCACAAAGGCGGCTGGGGATTTGCAAGTTTTAATGACCTTGGCAATTTAGAGCATAAACTTCAAGAAGCACTCACTGCGGCAAAGTGGGTAGGCAACGAGGAAACAGTACTGGCTGAAGTTGTCCCCGTACAGGCGCAAGTATCACTAATTAAAGACAATCCTAATCGCATCGATCTGATGGCGAAGAAGAATTTATGTAGTTACTACACCGATATTTTGCGATCGGTTTCTGACCGAGTAGTAAGTACAGCCGTTCGCTACGGAGACTGTACGCAGCAAGTCATATTTGCCAATTCCGAAGGCACAATGATCGAGCAAGAATGGGCGGACTGGGAAATGCGCTGCTCAGCAACTGCAAGAAATGGAGAGATCGTTCAAACAGGTCGAGAAACTTTTGGCTCAAGGCGAGCCTATACAGACTTGTTAAACCTCGATCATCAGGTAATTGGGGCGGCACAACGCGCAGTTACAGCTCTAGATTTACCTAATGTGCAAGGCAATAGTTATACCGTTGTAATTGATCCAATTCTGGCAGGATTATTTGTCCATGAAGCCTTTGGACATCTATCAGAAGCAGATATGCTCTATGAAAATCCCGACATGCTAGAAACGATGAGCATTGGACGCAGGTTTGGCTCTGAGGATCTCCAAATTTTTGATGGTGCTGCACCCGTAGAGCATCGTGGCAGTTATCTCTATGACGATGAAGGTGTACCTGCAACTACAACCCAATTAATTAAAGATGGGGTATTAGTAGGTAGACTACATTCTCGCGAAACCGCAGGCAAACTCGGTGAACAAGTGACAGGCAATGCCCGATGCTTAGATTATCATTATCCTCCAATCGTTCGCATGACGAATACTTGGATTGGTCGCGGTCAAACCCCTATAGCTGATTTATTCCATGATATTCCCGTTGGCGTATATGCCAAGAACTGGCAAGGGGGCATGACCAATGGCGAGATGTTTACTTTTACGGCTGGCGAAGCTTGGATGATTCGTGATGGCAAAATTGCCGAACCAGTCAGAGATGTTACCCTTTCAGGGAATGTATTTGAGACCTTAGCGGATATTGAAGCGATCGGCGATGACTTTTTGTGGGATGAGTCGGGCGGTTGTGGCAAAGGCGGACAGAGTGGGCTTGCCGTTGGTTGCGGGTCTCCTAGCTTGAGAATTAGAAATGCGATCGTCGGAGGTGAATCCAATGTCTAGAATCCGCACAGAACTCAAGGATGTTAATTTACAACTGGTGCAA from Pseudanabaena sp. Chao 1811 encodes the following:
- the adhE gene encoding bifunctional acetaldehyde-CoA/alcohol dehydrogenase, yielding MKVTNVEELELLIQRVKIAQAEFADFTQEQVDRIFKQAALAANAARIPLAKAAVKESGMGVIEDKAIKNHFASEMIYNKYKNDKTCGVIESDKHFGYERIAEPVGILAGIVPVTNPTSTTIFKSLIALKTRNGIIFSPHPHAKECTIAAAKIVLEAAIAAGAPPDIIGWIDEPTVPLSQALMQHHDIKLILATGGPGMVKAAYSSGHPSIGVGAGNTPAIIDETAHIQMAVSSIILSKTFDNGTICASEQSVVVVDAIYDAVREEFIKRGAYFLNEQERDQVRQVILTEGRLNAAIVGQSVAAIAQIAGFEIPDNTRVLIGEVEAINKNEPFAYEKLSPILAMYHAKDFHDAVDKAEALVLFGGHGHTSVLYTAPNNQEHIRYFEHKLETSRVLINTPSSQGAIGDLYNFRLDPSLTLGCGSWGGNSVSANVTPHHLLNVKTAAERRENMLWFRIPPKIYFKSGCLPVALRDLKDRKRALIVTDRPLFELGLTKEVTDSLEEIGIAHYTFYDVEPDPSLSTVNKGLAICKSFNPDVIIAFGGGSPMDAAKVMWLMYEHPEIEFEGLAMRFMDIRKRVYELPPLGVKAIMVSIPTTSGTGSEVTPFAVVTDEKTGIKYPLADYALTPNMAIVDPSLTLNIPKRLTAYGGIDALTHALEAYVSVLASEYTNGLALEAIRLLFKYLPSAYKNGANDPKAREKVHYAATIAGLAFANAFLGVCHSIAHQLGGTCHIPHGLANALMISHVIRYNATDVPFKQAIFSQNKYPNSKWRYARIADYLNLGGETEEEKVVNLIAAVEDLKRQVDIPATIKDTLIEQGIGEEFFMSHVEDMADRAFDDQCTGANPRYPLIADLKQLMVQAYYG
- the pflA gene encoding pyruvate formate-lyase-activating protein — protein: MSGIGRIHSIETFGTVDGPGIRFIVFTQGCPLRCLYCHNPDCRNAHDGKEVTVDYLIDEIKKCKSFIRKGGVTVSGGEPLMQPEFTREIFKRCHELGLHTALDTSGYCALEVAQPVLAETDLVLLDIKSYIPELYYQVTSVSIEPTLAMARYLSEIKKPVWIRFVLVPHLTDNIANVNQLADFIVTLTNVERLEVLPFHKMGEYKWEQLGLPYSLKDTPPAPPELVQQTVDIFRDRGINALGAVGI
- the pflB gene encoding formate C-acetyltransferase, translating into MYVEWQGFTEGSWTKEINVRDFIQKNYTPYEGTAEFLVAPTTRTQQLWSEVLELMKLERQKGILDVDTKVPAGITAHDAGYINRELEQIVGLQTDKPLKRAIMPYGGIRVVKAGLEAYGYQLDPATEEVFTKYRKTHNDGVFDAYTTEMRKARKSGIITGLPDAYGRGRIIGDYRRVALYGVDRLIDDKKTQKESLDVDVMDEETIRLREELSEQIRALFELKEMAAKYGFDIGRPAMTAKEAVQWLYFGYLGAVKEQNGAAMSLGRVSTFLDIYFERDLQNGAIAETELQELIDHFVMKLRMVRFLRTPDYNDLFSGDPTWVTEAIGGMSADGRTLVTKNSFRFLHTLVNLGAAPEPNLTVLWSEHLPENFKQFCAKVSSDTSSIQYENDDLMRPTYGDDYAIACCVSVMRIGKQMQFFGARVNLAKTLLYAINGGKDEKSGEQVAPNFAPITSAYLDYQEVNDRLQQMMAWLAKAYINTLNVIHYMHDKYCYERIEMALHDRDVYRTMACGIAGLSVVTDSLSAIKYAKVKVIRNEQGLAVDYETVGEYPKYGNNDDRVDNIAVDLVARFMNEIRKHPAYRHAVPTQSVLTITSNVVYGKKTGNTPDGRRAGEPFAPGANPMHGRDCCGAIASLSSVAKLPYSDCQDGISNTFSIMPSALGRQESDRTNNLVGLLDGYFHDGGHHINVNALDRSTLMDAMEHPENYPQLTIRVSGYAVNFIKLTREQQMDVIKRTFHERV
- a CDS encoding TldD/PmbA family protein, with the protein product MDIWQVKDQLSDLVHKYKSQVDFFAIRLERSQGADIFLRSGKVETLSTGISIGGQVRACHKGGWGFASFNDLGNLEHKLQEALTAAKWVGNEETVLAEVVPVQAQVSLIKDNPNRIDLMAKKNLCSYYTDILRSVSDRVVSTAVRYGDCTQQVIFANSEGTMIEQEWADWEMRCSATARNGEIVQTGRETFGSRRAYTDLLNLDHQVIGAAQRAVTALDLPNVQGNSYTVVIDPILAGLFVHEAFGHLSEADMLYENPDMLETMSIGRRFGSEDLQIFDGAAPVEHRGSYLYDDEGVPATTTQLIKDGVLVGRLHSRETAGKLGEQVTGNARCLDYHYPPIVRMTNTWIGRGQTPIADLFHDIPVGVYAKNWQGGMTNGEMFTFTAGEAWMIRDGKIAEPVRDVTLSGNVFETLADIEAIGDDFLWDESGGCGKGGQSGLAVGCGSPSLRIRNAIVGGESNV